The Herbaspirillum sp. RTI4 genome has a segment encoding these proteins:
- a CDS encoding DHA2 family efflux MFS transporter permease subunit codes for MATSPPFAPPPPLKGGTLVLATIAVSLAVFMNVLDTSIANVAIPTISGNLGVSIDEGTWVITSFAAANAISIPLTGWLTQRIGQVRLFVTSILLFIVASWLCGLAPTLPILLAARVMQGLVAGPMVPLSQSILLGSYPKTKATFALALWSMTAVVAPVAGPALGGWITTNYSWPWIFYINIPVGLLAAGITWSIYRTRETPTHKLPIDKVGLALLVTWVATLQIMLDKGKDLDWFASPVIVALGLIAAVSFCYFVVWELNNAHPVVDLRLFKRRNFAGGTLAISIAYGVFFGGLVLLPQWMQQYLGYRSIDSGLVTAPIGIFAVIMMPFVGKYLPVIDPRKMATVAFVGFALVFFMRSGYNLDVDRWTLIYPTLLQGIPMSLFFVPLTAVILSGLPPDKIPAAAGLSNFARVFCGAVGTSVATTMWDHRTIVHHAQLTEHATVYSPWLQETIRGTSQALNLDQGQTLGLIERTLNAQAAMLGLNDIFWASSIIFLAIIPLIWITKPARASKASAEAAAAAH; via the coding sequence ATGGCGACTAGTCCTCCGTTTGCTCCGCCGCCGCCATTAAAAGGCGGCACCCTGGTGCTGGCCACGATTGCGGTTTCTCTGGCCGTGTTCATGAACGTGCTCGACACATCCATCGCCAACGTCGCCATCCCCACCATCTCCGGCAATCTGGGTGTGTCGATCGATGAAGGAACCTGGGTCATCACCTCCTTCGCGGCGGCCAATGCCATATCGATTCCGCTGACCGGCTGGCTGACTCAGCGTATCGGTCAGGTGCGCTTGTTCGTCACGTCGATTTTGCTGTTCATCGTCGCCTCCTGGCTGTGCGGTCTGGCACCTACCCTGCCGATATTGCTGGCGGCGCGGGTGATGCAGGGGCTGGTCGCCGGGCCGATGGTGCCGCTGTCGCAATCGATTTTGCTCGGCTCCTATCCCAAAACCAAAGCCACTTTTGCGCTCGCGCTCTGGAGCATGACGGCGGTGGTCGCGCCAGTGGCTGGCCCGGCGCTGGGCGGCTGGATCACCACCAATTACAGTTGGCCCTGGATTTTCTACATCAACATCCCGGTCGGTTTGCTTGCTGCCGGCATTACCTGGAGCATTTACCGCACGCGGGAAACCCCGACGCATAAGCTGCCTATCGACAAAGTCGGTCTGGCGTTGCTGGTGACGTGGGTGGCGACGCTGCAAATCATGCTGGACAAGGGCAAGGATCTGGACTGGTTTGCCTCCCCGGTGATTGTGGCGCTGGGCTTGATTGCGGCTGTCAGTTTTTGCTATTTCGTGGTGTGGGAATTGAACAACGCTCACCCTGTAGTTGACTTACGACTGTTCAAACGACGCAATTTTGCTGGTGGAACGCTGGCCATTTCCATTGCCTACGGAGTATTTTTCGGCGGACTGGTGCTGTTGCCGCAATGGATGCAGCAATACCTCGGCTATCGTTCTATCGATTCGGGTTTGGTCACGGCACCGATCGGTATTTTTGCCGTAATCATGATGCCGTTCGTCGGCAAATATTTGCCCGTCATTGATCCACGCAAGATGGCGACGGTTGCCTTTGTCGGGTTTGCCCTCGTATTTTTCATGCGCTCAGGTTACAACCTGGATGTCGACCGCTGGACACTGATTTATCCCACCTTGCTGCAAGGCATCCCGATGTCCTTGTTCTTCGTGCCATTGACGGCGGTTATCCTGTCGGGTTTGCCGCCGGATAAAATTCCCGCTGCAGCCGGTCTGTCGAATTTTGCGCGGGTATTTTGCGGCGCGGTCGGCACCTCGGTCGCCACCACGATGTGGGATCATCGCACCATCGTCCATCACGCCCAACTGACCGAGCACGCCACTGTCTATAGTCCGTGGCTGCAAGAAACCATCAGGGGCACCAGTCAGGCGCTCAATCTGGATCAGGGACAAACGCTGGGACTCATTGAGCGGACGCTCAATGCCCAGGCGGCGATGTTGGGTCTGAATGATATTTTCTGGGCCTCGTCCATCATTTTCCTCGCGATCATTCCACTGATCTGGATCACCAAGCCTGCCCGTGCAAGCAAGGCCAGCGCGGAAGCAGCCGCAGCCGCGCATTAA
- a CDS encoding efflux RND transporter periplasmic adaptor subunit — protein sequence MSDNSSPERGSNGRRKFQLILVTLIVLAIALILFLYWFLHSRYFEDTDDAYVGGNVVQISSQISGTVTAIKADDTQMVKAGQQLITLDATDANVGLAQAEAALAQAVRQTRQMFLNNDTLEAAVTASQSNLERAKEDLRRRQAGVASGAVAQEDVSHAMDSFKSATAMLEQTRASLAANRALTDRTSVVNHPAVRQAAAQVRNAYLTYARSTVIAPIPGYVSKRSVQVGQRIAAGSPLMAIVPLEQVWIDANFKEPQLKHIRIGQPVEVIADAYGSDVVFHGTVSGFSAGTGGAFSLLPAQNATGNWIKIVQRVPVRIALNPDEVRAHPLRIGLSTTATVDIHGDGKALTGAANTGYQTSVYEQLGKESDNIVARIISDNSGANSVPVPAKSPRAVLTTPNT from the coding sequence ATGAGTGATAATTCTTCGCCCGAACGCGGCAGCAATGGCCGCCGCAAGTTTCAATTAATCCTGGTCACACTGATCGTGCTGGCCATTGCGCTGATCTTGTTCCTGTACTGGTTTTTGCATTCGCGTTATTTTGAAGATACCGACGATGCCTATGTCGGCGGTAATGTCGTGCAGATTTCCTCGCAGATTAGCGGAACGGTCACTGCCATCAAGGCAGACGACACGCAAATGGTGAAAGCCGGCCAGCAGCTCATTACGCTCGATGCCACCGATGCCAATGTGGGCCTGGCGCAAGCCGAAGCTGCGCTGGCGCAAGCCGTGCGGCAGACACGCCAAATGTTCCTCAACAATGACACGCTGGAAGCCGCTGTGACTGCCAGCCAGTCCAATCTGGAACGGGCGAAAGAAGATTTGCGCCGCCGTCAGGCGGGTGTCGCTTCGGGTGCTGTGGCGCAAGAAGACGTTTCCCACGCCATGGACAGCTTCAAGAGCGCGACAGCGATGCTGGAGCAAACCCGCGCCAGCCTGGCTGCCAACCGGGCGCTGACCGACCGCACCAGTGTCGTCAATCACCCCGCAGTGCGTCAAGCCGCCGCGCAGGTCCGCAACGCGTATCTGACCTACGCCCGCAGCACGGTGATCGCACCGATTCCCGGCTATGTTTCCAAGCGCTCGGTACAAGTCGGCCAGCGTATCGCCGCAGGCAGCCCGCTGATGGCCATCGTGCCGCTGGAACAAGTCTGGATTGATGCCAATTTCAAAGAACCTCAGTTGAAGCACATCCGCATTGGTCAGCCGGTTGAGGTGATCGCGGATGCTTACGGTTCCGACGTCGTATTCCATGGCACTGTCTCTGGATTTTCCGCTGGTACCGGCGGCGCTTTCTCGCTGCTGCCTGCGCAAAATGCGACCGGCAACTGGATCAAGATCGTGCAACGCGTACCGGTCCGTATCGCTCTGAACCCGGATGAAGTGCGCGCCCATCCTCTGCGGATTGGCTTGTCCACTACGGCTACGGTCGATATCCACGGCGATGGCAAAGCATTGACCGGCGCTGCCAACACCGGCTATCAGACCTCCGTCTACGAGCAGCTCGGCAAAGAATCCGACAACATCGTCGCCCGCATCATCAGCGACAACAGTGGTGCCAACAGCGTCCCTGTTCCGGCCAAATCACCCCGGGCCGTCCTCACGACGCCCAATACCTGA
- a CDS encoding efflux transporter outer membrane subunit, with protein sequence MAASTLGLAGCASFNGIHSDKQIAKTSDFATEQSLASEKGEWPRIDWAGRFGDPQLSALIEEALANNPSLQQAQARIAAAGALAESKGAPLLPTVDAQASVIRNRFSESSIYPPPYGGGWYNDKVALVHVGYELDLWGKNRSALDQALSREKAAQASGQEVRLTIAATVASVYNQLAALYTQQTILTNIVTQRSQLQSITKDRVTTGLDPQSERNQSRGTEADARAQLVENEGQIVLTRQQLGALLGKGPDRGLQIATPHLNEFISANLPEQLPLNLLGRRPDIVAARWQVEAAQSGISVAKAKFYPDINLSASYGFDSLLSRNPFTAASRSINLGPAISLPLFEGGALRANLKGEYATYELSVANYNQTLNDAFADVAHQIAAIHSIQRQLPIRREAINAAESVWQSAQQRFRIGLVSKLAVLNAETAFLAQQQLMAALQANSRALQIGLIKALGGGFDAQQSGLALAAQPSGPE encoded by the coding sequence ATGGCAGCCAGCACACTTGGCCTCGCCGGTTGCGCCAGTTTCAATGGCATTCACAGCGACAAGCAGATTGCCAAAACAAGCGACTTTGCTACCGAGCAAAGTCTGGCAAGTGAAAAAGGCGAATGGCCGCGCATCGATTGGGCTGGCCGCTTCGGCGACCCGCAACTCAGCGCACTGATAGAAGAAGCCCTTGCCAACAACCCTAGCCTGCAACAAGCACAGGCGCGTATCGCCGCTGCCGGCGCGTTGGCAGAAAGCAAGGGCGCACCGCTGCTACCGACCGTCGATGCGCAGGCGTCGGTGATACGCAACCGCTTTTCCGAATCGTCGATCTACCCGCCTCCTTACGGCGGTGGCTGGTACAACGACAAAGTGGCCTTGGTGCATGTCGGTTACGAACTGGATTTATGGGGCAAAAACCGCAGCGCGCTGGATCAGGCACTGTCGCGTGAAAAAGCCGCCCAAGCCAGTGGCCAGGAAGTGCGTCTGACCATTGCCGCTACCGTCGCCTCCGTCTATAACCAGCTGGCGGCGCTTTACACGCAGCAAACGATTCTGACCAATATCGTCACCCAGCGCAGCCAGTTGCAATCGATCACGAAAGATCGAGTGACAACGGGTCTCGATCCTCAGAGCGAACGCAATCAGTCGCGCGGTACCGAAGCCGATGCCCGTGCGCAGCTGGTAGAAAACGAAGGTCAGATCGTCTTGACCCGGCAGCAACTCGGTGCCTTGCTCGGCAAGGGGCCTGACCGGGGCCTGCAAATCGCCACTCCGCATCTCAATGAGTTCATCAGCGCAAACTTGCCGGAGCAATTGCCCCTGAACCTGCTGGGACGTCGTCCCGACATCGTCGCGGCACGCTGGCAAGTGGAAGCGGCCCAAAGCGGCATCTCCGTAGCCAAAGCCAAGTTTTATCCCGATATTAATTTATCGGCCAGCTACGGTTTCGACAGCCTTCTCAGCAGAAATCCATTCACTGCAGCCAGTCGCAGCATTAATCTTGGCCCCGCCATTAGCTTGCCCTTGTTTGAAGGCGGCGCATTGCGCGCCAATCTAAAAGGCGAATATGCGACTTACGAACTATCCGTAGCCAACTACAACCAGACGCTCAATGATGCTTTTGCCGACGTGGCGCACCAGATTGCAGCGATTCATTCGATACAAAGGCAATTGCCGATCCGGCGCGAAGCAATCAATGCCGCAGAAAGTGTCTGGCAATCTGCGCAGCAGCGTTTCCGGATCGGACTGGTGTCGAAACTGGCGGTACTCAATGCCGAAACTGCGTTTCTGGCGCAGCAACAGTTAATGGCCGCGCTGCAAGCCAACAGCCGCGCCCTGCAAATAGGCTTGATTAAAGCCTTGGGCGGCGGTTTCGATGCGCAGCAAAGTGGTCTGGCGCTTGCCGCACAGCCATCAGGGCCGGAATAA
- a CDS encoding TetR/AcrR family transcriptional regulator produces the protein MKPQSPQSRKEPQQARSRAMVDTILDATARVLIARGYAKTNTNLVAAEAGISVGSLYQYFSNKDALIFALRERHLNGMLEIFRKIARCGTISDTLSSDLNVLIGAMVATHLVQPELHRIFNEEVPAKNFPVDDKVRRLIFEEIKALLEKHRKVLTVPDIDLAAFILIKIFRVLVTSVVRSTQEGIDPKQLQSEILPVIIGYLCAVREA, from the coding sequence ATGAAACCGCAGTCTCCGCAGTCCCGCAAGGAACCCCAGCAAGCCCGCTCCAGAGCCATGGTCGATACGATTCTCGATGCAACCGCCCGGGTTCTTATTGCCCGTGGTTATGCCAAAACAAATACCAATCTGGTGGCGGCCGAGGCTGGCATCAGTGTCGGTTCTCTGTATCAATATTTTTCCAACAAGGATGCTTTAATTTTTGCTCTTCGTGAGCGTCACCTGAATGGCATGTTGGAAATTTTCAGAAAAATTGCCCGTTGCGGAACGATCAGCGATACGCTCAGCAGCGATCTGAATGTGCTGATCGGGGCAATGGTCGCAACCCATCTTGTGCAACCCGAGTTGCATCGTATTTTTAACGAAGAAGTGCCCGCCAAAAATTTCCCTGTCGACGACAAAGTGCGCCGTCTGATATTCGAGGAAATCAAGGCCTTGCTGGAAAAGCACCGCAAAGTTCTGACCGTGCCGGATATCGATCTGGCGGCATTCATCCTGATCAAAATATTCCGTGTGTTGGTGACGTCCGTCGTCCGTAGCACACAGGAGGGGATCGACCCCAAGCAGCTTCAATCGGAAATATTGCCGGTCATCATCGGTTATTTGTGCGCCGTGCGCGAAGCATGA
- a CDS encoding methylamine utilization protein, with protein sequence MRSQFLRRWTLISLLLTALLWSSSAVCLANSITVHVLDATGRPVPNAVVYVEAASGQTLPKPLKQAEIEQRELHFQPLVTVVQTGTSILFPNNDKVRHHVYSFSPAKPFELKLYSGVPGNAILFDKPGTVVVGCNIHDSMVAYIHIVNTPYFSKTDAAGMARLPELVSGKYRLKAWYFTMQGDTVPEQSLDYQGGDTSANVKLSVKVSL encoded by the coding sequence ATGAGATCGCAATTTCTCAGGCGCTGGACGCTGATTTCCCTGCTGTTGACGGCACTGCTCTGGAGTTCGTCGGCAGTTTGTCTGGCCAATAGCATTACCGTACATGTGCTGGACGCAACCGGCCGGCCGGTACCCAATGCGGTGGTTTATGTAGAAGCGGCCTCGGGACAAACGCTGCCGAAGCCGCTCAAACAAGCTGAAATCGAACAGCGTGAATTGCATTTTCAGCCGCTGGTGACCGTCGTGCAAACAGGAACCTCGATTCTGTTCCCCAACAACGATAAAGTGCGCCATCACGTCTATTCGTTTTCCCCGGCCAAACCATTTGAGCTAAAACTTTATTCCGGCGTACCGGGCAATGCCATCTTGTTCGACAAGCCAGGCACCGTCGTCGTGGGTTGCAATATCCATGACTCGATGGTGGCCTATATTCACATCGTCAACACCCCGTATTTTTCCAAAACCGATGCCGCTGGAATGGCCCGGTTGCCCGAACTCGTCAGCGGTAAATATCGCCTGAAAGCCTGGTATTTCACCATGCAAGGCGACACTGTCCCTGAGCAGTCGCTCGACTACCAGGGCGGCGATACCAGCGCCAACGTCAAACTGAGCGTCAAAGTATCCCTTTAA
- a CDS encoding EAL domain-containing protein, whose amino-acid sequence MRSLQSRIVALFTLLILLVQLAGFFVIRSAIEANARTSIQENLIVGEKVFMRLLDQNAQKLTLGARLLAADFGFRQAIASDDRETIQSVLTNHGARIGASLAMLIGTDQKIKASTLNASMPDLESSSLELVEKAGEGSITSDFAVVDQRIYQLVAVPVKAPLTIAWVVMGFPIDNSLISDMKALSSLQVTLLVRDADKNWVPDVSTMSAEAESMLAKHLQDKSNAAFMRELEIDGNQYSARRLTLIQTPKHSAVVVLQRSISEAIAPYRLLQFNLLMLTIAGVIVAVIASMLTAKHLTSPLRALADTAKRLGEGDYLAKIAVKREGEIGKLADSFEHMRDGIAQRELEIRRLAYWDALTGLPNRTQFANLLQSAIDKAKETGQQCYVLMLDLDRFQHVNDTLGHTLGDLLLQQLGARIREQLVRDTYHVARLGGDEFAVLLPDTELAGARIQALRILESLELPLSLEDHKVDLGAGIGIAGYPEHGADTDTLLSHAEMAMYNAKRAGTGVVVYETALNRSSQESLSLLSELRRALDRDEFQLYLQPKVALASGKVVGAEALIRWLHPTKGLLPPDSFIPFAETTGFIRQMTVQIFNRTAAICAQLTGQGIVLKYSVNLSARDLHDQELPVILGNILQEHGVSASAFCLEITESSIMDDPAHAQLTLERLHNMGLDLSIDDFGTGYSSLAYLKRLPDDELKIDKSFVLNMEQDADDAKIVKSTFDLGHNLGLRVVAEGIESEAVWHLLSAMGCDQAQGYFISKPMPAAAFQGWLAGWQAPGGSAISVKGTA is encoded by the coding sequence GTGCGTAGTCTACAAAGTCGCATTGTCGCGCTGTTCACACTCCTGATACTGCTAGTCCAACTGGCCGGTTTTTTTGTTATCCGCTCTGCGATTGAAGCAAACGCACGTACTTCGATTCAGGAAAATCTGATCGTGGGCGAAAAAGTGTTCATGCGTCTGCTGGACCAGAACGCGCAAAAACTGACACTGGGTGCGCGTCTGCTGGCCGCTGATTTCGGCTTCCGTCAGGCCATCGCTTCGGATGACAGAGAGACGATACAGTCGGTGTTGACCAATCACGGCGCACGTATCGGCGCATCGCTGGCCATGCTGATCGGTACGGATCAGAAAATTAAGGCCTCGACCCTGAATGCCTCCATGCCCGATCTGGAGAGCAGCAGTCTGGAGCTGGTCGAAAAGGCCGGGGAGGGCAGCATCACCTCCGATTTCGCCGTAGTTGATCAGCGCATTTATCAATTGGTAGCCGTGCCGGTCAAAGCCCCTCTCACTATTGCCTGGGTCGTGATGGGCTTCCCCATCGATAACAGCCTGATTTCCGACATGAAGGCATTGTCATCGCTTCAGGTGACGCTGCTGGTGCGGGACGCTGACAAAAACTGGGTGCCGGACGTCTCGACCATGTCGGCCGAAGCGGAAAGCATGCTGGCAAAGCATCTGCAAGACAAGTCAAACGCCGCCTTCATGCGAGAACTGGAGATTGACGGCAACCAGTACAGCGCCCGCAGGCTGACGCTGATCCAGACACCCAAGCACAGTGCCGTCGTCGTCTTGCAGCGCTCCATCAGTGAAGCCATCGCCCCTTACCGGCTCCTGCAATTCAACTTGCTGATGCTGACGATTGCCGGTGTGATCGTTGCCGTGATCGCCAGCATGCTGACCGCCAAACACCTGACCAGTCCTCTGCGCGCACTGGCTGACACGGCCAAGCGTCTTGGCGAGGGCGATTATCTGGCGAAAATTGCGGTCAAACGCGAGGGTGAAATCGGCAAACTGGCCGATTCGTTTGAGCACATGCGCGACGGCATTGCGCAACGGGAACTGGAAATCCGCCGACTGGCTTATTGGGATGCGCTGACCGGCTTGCCGAACCGCACGCAGTTCGCCAATCTGCTGCAAAGCGCGATCGACAAAGCCAAAGAGACCGGGCAGCAGTGTTACGTCCTGATGCTGGATCTGGACCGCTTCCAGCACGTCAACGATACGCTCGGCCATACGCTGGGCGATTTGCTGCTGCAACAACTGGGCGCGCGCATCCGGGAACAACTGGTGCGCGACACTTATCATGTGGCGCGCCTCGGCGGCGATGAATTCGCCGTCCTGTTGCCCGATACTGAACTGGCAGGTGCGCGCATTCAGGCCCTGCGCATACTGGAGTCGCTTGAATTGCCTTTGTCGCTGGAAGACCACAAGGTCGATCTTGGCGCGGGCATCGGTATCGCCGGTTACCCGGAACATGGGGCCGATACCGACACCTTGCTCAGTCATGCGGAAATGGCGATGTACAACGCCAAACGTGCCGGCACCGGCGTGGTGGTCTACGAAACCGCGCTTAACCGCAGCAGTCAGGAAAGCTTGTCCTTGCTGTCGGAATTGCGGCGCGCGCTCGATCGTGATGAATTCCAACTCTACCTGCAACCTAAAGTGGCCTTGGCCAGTGGCAAGGTCGTCGGCGCGGAAGCGCTGATACGCTGGTTGCATCCGACCAAGGGTTTGCTGCCGCCCGACAGCTTCATTCCTTTCGCTGAAACCACCGGTTTCATCCGACAAATGACGGTGCAAATTTTCAACCGCACCGCCGCCATTTGCGCTCAATTGACCGGGCAGGGGATTGTGTTGAAATATTCCGTCAACTTGTCGGCGCGCGATTTGCACGATCAGGAGTTGCCGGTCATTCTGGGCAATATTCTTCAGGAACATGGCGTGTCGGCGAGCGCGTTTTGTCTGGAAATTACCGAGAGTTCCATCATGGACGATCCGGCGCACGCCCAACTGACGCTGGAGCGTTTGCACAACATGGGTCTGGATTTGTCGATTGATGATTTCGGTACTGGGTATTCCTCGCTGGCCTATCTCAAGCGGCTGCCGGACGATGAATTGAAAATCGACAAATCCTTTGTACTGAATATGGAGCAGGACGCCGACGATGCAAAAATCGTCAAATCGACTTTCGACCTTGGCCATAACCTTGGCTTGCGGGTGGTTGCCGAGGGCATAGAAAGCGAAGCGGTCTGGCATTTGCTGTCGGCCATGGGATGCGATCAGGCGCAGGGGTATTTCATCAGCAAACCGATGCCTGCCGCCGCGTTTCAGGGCTGGTTGGCCGGCTGGCAGGCGCCCGGTGGATCGGCTATTTCAGTAAAAGGGACTGCGTGA
- a CDS encoding DUF3034 family protein: MMTQTAYFKKMRMRCDGPNKGQVKVSRQGGVVLALALGLAWRTAAAESFPVPDMGRLAATAGVSQVEGAAGGGLTPWAVIAGYGTRDSYGGAAHITYLPTQDYALTSYGVAVGIADRVEFSLNKQIFTGSQAPLNHLRLEQDIVGVKVRLSGNLVYDQDTWVPQIAVGAMFKHNNGVGGLSGVNNVTQLGAASDHGIDYYLSATKLFMEQSILLNGTLRATKANQMGLMGFGGDLHNRYQLMAEGSAAYLISRQLLAGVEYRMKPRNLAIDQEKDNYDVFVSYFPIKNVSVTLAYVALGDITIYNTRRQNGAYLSLQAGF, translated from the coding sequence ATGATGACTCAGACCGCTTACTTCAAAAAAATGCGCATGCGATGTGATGGACCGAACAAGGGACAAGTGAAGGTCAGTCGTCAGGGGGGCGTTGTTTTGGCGCTGGCGCTGGGACTGGCCTGGCGAACCGCCGCTGCCGAGTCTTTCCCTGTGCCGGACATGGGCCGACTGGCGGCTACTGCCGGTGTCAGTCAGGTCGAAGGTGCTGCTGGCGGCGGGCTGACGCCGTGGGCGGTGATTGCCGGTTACGGCACGCGCGACAGCTACGGTGGGGCGGCGCACATCACCTATTTGCCGACGCAGGATTACGCCTTGACCTCGTACGGCGTCGCCGTCGGGATTGCCGACCGGGTCGAGTTTTCGCTCAACAAGCAAATATTCACCGGCAGTCAGGCACCGCTCAATCATTTGCGACTGGAGCAGGATATTGTCGGCGTCAAAGTCAGGTTGAGCGGCAACCTGGTTTACGATCAGGACACCTGGGTGCCGCAAATCGCTGTCGGGGCCATGTTCAAACACAATAACGGTGTCGGCGGTTTAAGCGGCGTGAATAACGTCACCCAGCTTGGCGCAGCCAGCGACCACGGCATTGATTACTACCTGAGCGCCACCAAACTGTTCATGGAACAAAGCATCCTGCTTAACGGCACTCTGCGCGCCACCAAGGCAAACCAGATGGGTTTGATGGGTTTTGGCGGCGATCTGCATAACCGCTATCAATTGATGGCGGAGGGGTCGGCCGCCTATCTAATTTCGCGCCAACTGCTGGCCGGTGTCGAATACAGGATGAAGCCGCGCAATCTCGCCATCGATCAGGAAAAGGACAATTACGATGTTTTTGTTTCCTATTTCCCCATCAAAAATGTCTCGGTGACACTCGCTTACGTGGCGCTGGGCGACATCACTATTTACAATACCCGCCGGCAAAACGGCGCCTATTTGTCCTTGCAGGCTGGCTTTTAA
- a CDS encoding group 1 truncated hemoglobin: MRKFSFLPLAMLMLMLLLTLSSARAETTETLYDSLGGQAVINNIVDGFLKIALDDPRIKETFSESEMKRLRAMLAEHLCKVVDGPCVYTGDPMKEVHQGLGINQARFNAMTEDFQTAMVQLSIPAPIQYRVLARLAPMQRDIISR, encoded by the coding sequence ATGAGAAAATTTTCCTTCCTTCCTCTGGCGATGCTGATGCTGATGCTTTTGCTAACGCTATCGTCGGCGCGAGCCGAGACTACTGAAACCCTTTACGACAGCCTTGGCGGGCAAGCCGTGATCAACAATATCGTTGACGGTTTTTTGAAGATCGCGCTGGACGATCCGCGTATCAAGGAAACATTTTCTGAGAGTGAAATGAAACGCTTGCGGGCCATGCTGGCAGAGCATCTGTGCAAGGTGGTCGACGGCCCCTGTGTCTATACCGGCGATCCAATGAAGGAAGTGCATCAGGGCCTGGGCATCAATCAGGCCCGTTTTAATGCCATGACCGAAGATTTCCAGACCGCCATGGTGCAGCTCAGTATTCCTGCGCCTATCCAATACCGCGTGCTGGCCAGACTTGCTCCTATGCAAAGAGATATCATCAGTCGGTGA
- a CDS encoding YjfB family protein: protein MDITSAIEKIATKMASDKNTDSIDMKMLKKAMDIQANTGAQLISALPPVPANPNIGRNINTTA from the coding sequence ATGGACATCACCTCGGCTATTGAAAAAATTGCAACGAAAATGGCGTCGGATAAAAATACCGATTCGATTGATATGAAGATGCTGAAAAAAGCGATGGACATTCAGGCAAACACCGGCGCGCAACTGATTAGCGCATTGCCGCCCGTGCCTGCCAATCCGAATATCGGCCGCAACATCAATACGACAGCCTGA
- a CDS encoding pseudouridine synthase yields MNNRCTPPLPLRDGVSPSYLWLPEGDWPDMATFLVSHFPGVSAAEWAARMRAGEVVDQHGNPFHAHSPYRRGDCVYYYRTLDDEESIPVTERILFQDEHLLVADKPHFLPVIPSGRFLQQTLLVRLKKSTGLEHLSPLHRIDRETAGLVLFSTDPSTRGLYQSMFQKKTMQKTYEAIAASLRDTVFPITHCSRMIEGEPFFRMQEVPGTPNSETRIDCIEKRGELSLYRLNPVTGKRHQLRVHLAGLGMPILNDQFYPHPVPVGHQDDFTKPLKLLAKAISFTDPLSGLERYFESRLSLDDAV; encoded by the coding sequence TTGAACAATCGCTGCACCCCGCCGTTGCCCTTGCGTGATGGCGTTTCACCTTCGTATTTATGGTTGCCTGAAGGTGACTGGCCGGATATGGCGACTTTCCTGGTGTCGCATTTCCCGGGAGTCTCTGCCGCTGAATGGGCGGCGCGCATGCGCGCCGGCGAAGTCGTCGATCAGCATGGCAATCCCTTTCACGCGCATAGTCCCTACCGTCGCGGCGACTGCGTGTATTACTACCGCACGCTGGACGACGAAGAATCCATCCCGGTCACCGAGCGCATCCTGTTTCAGGATGAACATCTGCTGGTGGCCGACAAACCCCATTTTCTGCCCGTCATCCCGTCCGGTCGTTTTTTGCAGCAAACTTTGCTGGTGCGGCTGAAAAAAAGCACGGGACTGGAGCATCTATCGCCGCTGCACCGCATCGATCGCGAAACTGCCGGTCTCGTCCTTTTTTCGACGGATCCGTCTACCCGGGGTCTGTATCAATCGATGTTCCAAAAAAAGACCATGCAAAAAACCTACGAGGCGATTGCAGCGTCGTTGCGCGATACCGTTTTCCCGATTACGCATTGCAGTCGGATGATAGAAGGGGAGCCGTTTTTCCGCATGCAGGAAGTGCCTGGCACGCCTAATTCTGAAACCCGCATTGATTGTATTGAGAAGCGCGGCGAACTGAGTTTGTATCGTCTCAATCCAGTCACCGGCAAGCGGCATCAGCTACGCGTGCATCTGGCGGGACTCGGCATGCCTATCCTGAATGATCAGTTTTATCCGCATCCGGTGCCGGTGGGTCATCAGGATGACTTTACAAAACCGCTCAAACTTTTGGCGAAGGCAATTTCTTTCACCGATCCTTTAAGCGGACTGGAGCGGTACTTTGAGAGCCGTCTTAGCCTGGACGATGCGGTTTAG